A single region of the Ficedula albicollis isolate OC2 chromosome 11, FicAlb1.5, whole genome shotgun sequence genome encodes:
- the SLC22A31 gene encoding putative solute carrier family 22 member 31 yields GGLRANLVTQWDLVCASRWKVPLEQTTHLLGWTLGSVTAGLACDRFGRRPTFLLCLALAVPAGLGVALAINFLMVLVARLLFGAALAGAFLALYVARLELCDPPHRLGVTMVAGFFWIAGELLLPGLALLCRDWRVLQGAVTMILALLAAGWWCPALLLESPRWLLATRQLERARKTLQALADDNCPQESLLTELEALSEEPPRPRYHSVCEICGTRVIWKNGVILGFAAFIGSGIRHCFTRNLAPHLPHFFSSHLVLLGTDLPHFFSSHLVLLGTEAAACLFVCLTAERFGRRAILLLCTVLTGISSLLLLALTQYLLELIVLTLSVVGTAASHAVTMLSIFFASEVLPTVVRGAGLGLVLGANFVGKAAAPITAIPNSRGFFLHHVVFASFAILAVLSIMLLPESQGRSLPQSLQDGESQRRPPLFRRPPPEDHLPLLAPHATPRSSGAGSPGAGVKPPRGCCRLPIKVPLFLRAAGVGGSHAPATNPRSLLWGSPRPLPGCVGLTRASPQGLLRWALRV; encoded by the exons gggggcctccgCGCCAACCTCGTCACACAG tgGGACCTGGTGTGTGCCTCGCGCTGGAAGGTGCCCCTGGAGCAGACCACGCACCTGCTgggctggacactgggcagTGTCACCGCCGGCCTGGCCTGTGACAG GTTCGGCCGCCGTCCCaccttcctgctgtgcctggcgCTGGCCGTGCCCGCGGGGCTCGGCGTGGCACTGGCCATCAACTTCCTCATGGTGCTGGTGGCGCGGCTGCTCTTCGGGGCCGCGCTGGCAGGAGCCTTCCTGGCGCTCTACGTGGCAC ggctggagctgtgtgacCCCCCGCACCGGCTGGGGGTGACGATGGTGGCCGGGTTCTTCTGGATCGccggggagctgctgctgccggggctggccctgctgtgccGGGACTGGCGGGTGCTGCAGGGCGCTGTCACCATgatcctggccctgctggctgccGGCTGGTG GTGCCCGGCGCTGCTGCTGGAGTCACCGCGCTGGCTGCTGGCCACACGGCAACTGGAGAGGGCCAGGAAGACCCTGCAGGCGCTGGCCGACGACAACTGCCCCCAGGAGAGCCTCCTCACAG AGCTGGAGGCCCTGTCCGAGGAGCCCCCGCGGCCCCGGTACCACTCCGTGTGTGAGATCTGCGGCACCAGGGTCATCTGGAAGAACGGCGTCATCCTCGGCTTCGCGGC GTTCATCGGCTCCGGCATCCGCCACTGCTTCACCCGCAACCTGGCCCCGCACCTGCCGCACTTCTTCTCCTCacacctggtgctgctgggcacggACCTGCCGCACTTCTTCTCCTCgcacctggtgctgctgggcacggAGGCGGCCGCTTGCCTCTTCGTGTGCCTGACCGCCGAGCGCTTCGGGCGCCGCgccatcctcctgctctgcaccgTGCTCACCGGcatctcctccctcctgctgctcgCCCTCACCCAGT ACCTGCTGGAGCTCATCGTGCTGACCCTGTCCGTGGTGGGCACGGCCGCCTCCCACGCCGTCACCATGCTCAGCATCTTCTTCGCCAGCGAGGTTCTCCCCACCGTGGTCAG GGGCgccgggctggggctggtcCTGGGGGCCAATTTCGTGGGCAAAGCCGCGGCGCCCATCACCGCCATCCCCAACAGCCGCGGCTTCTTCCTGCACCACGTCGTGTTCGCCTCCTTCGCCATCCTGGCCGTGCTCAGCATCATGCTGCTGCCCGAGAGCCAGGGCCGCAGCCTGCCCCAGTCCCTGCAGGACGGCGAGAGCCAGCGCCGGCCGCCCCTGTTCCGCCGCCCCCCGCCCGAGGACCACCTGCCCCTGCTGGCCCCCCACGCCACCCCCCG gagcagcggtgctgggagccctggggcGGGGGTGAAGCCCCCCCGGGGGTGCTGCCGGCTCCCAATAAAAGTGCCTTTGTTTCTACGGGCCGCTGGTGTGGGGGGGTCACACGCCCCCGCCACCAACCCGCGCTCTTTATTGTGGGGGTCTCCTCGCCCCCTCCCCGGCTGTGTGGGGCTCACCCGGGCGTCCCCCCAAGGTTTGCTGCGCTGGGCTCTGCGGGTGTGA
- the CDH15 gene encoding cadherin-15, translating to MTPGGNPNDTRGRGRQRRDSGGAGWQQPPPAPSPRAGLAPCHSLSRLPAPVAGNICSAAPLPRRVRVGGGRQEPRPAPPGPLLALTLMGDPGLGFPGGKKPLDPFALPGGSLLSIPAARDPRDPALAAGDAPRCCTPGCENRRDRGSAGIDSGGSGDSGGTDSGGREPCRDSRSSPRPVGTQRDQETAGCPSPAPDSTLGRVPTFGVTGSPVSSQGASPAQPGPAAPQGWRQHEAPRRVKRAWVIPPISVSENHKRIPHLLVQIKSDKQQPGGVIYSIKGPGVDEEPLGIFSIDKFSGKVFLNAMLDREENDRYRLRAFALDLGGVTLEDPTDLEIIVVDQNDNRPLFRQDVFTGRVVEGAEPGTCVLTVDATDADDPDTDNAALRYSILEQGAAGMFSINASTGEICTARPGLDRETMGVYNLTVQAADMSGDGLTTTAMAVIYVEDINDNPPEFTKEEFSMEVEEQAVGADVGKLFVHDKDLAGSPSWLAKFTILEGDPEGAFAIRTDPHTNDGVLSVVKPLDHEVRDRFELTVSVQNERPLEPSAPASPRALATVRVRVRDVNEAPVFRENPRRISVLEGTPPGTPITTYTASDPDTHQIQTLSYALLYDPADWLQLDPHTGTVRTKRELLHPSAFLQGGWYIALLLARDDAEPPLSATGTLSIEILEVNDHAPQLQPPAGVLCGRPGRGGTLLLGATDDDRPPHGAPFHFQLSPQHPQLARNWSLARFNVTHAVLAVLAELPEGPYSLPLLLRDSGTPPREQQQLLNVSVCHCGRDGTCLDGALAAATAGAGITLGALLIILGSAILLLVLAALGAARVRGRRRALRKGLLQRSRDDMRDNILNYDEQGGGEEDQDAYDINQLRHPELFCPRAKPPLRRDAPLSSGTPMAPRKLPSSPSDIEDFINEGLEAADSDPSVPPYDTALIYDYEGSGSVASPLSSIVSSLTDEDQDYDYLSEWGPRFRRLADLYGH from the exons ATGACACCCGGGGGCAATCCAAATGACACCAGGGGCAGGGGGCGTCAGCGCAGGGACAGCGGGGGGGCCGGGTGGCAGCAGCCACCACCAGCCCCGTCCCCACGAGCGGGGCTGGCGCCTTGTCACAGCCTGTCACGTCTGCCAGCCCCGGTGGCAGGGAACATCTGCTCGGCCGCCCCGCTGCCACGGCGCGTCAGGGTCGGGGGCGGCCGCCAGGAGCCCCGACCAGCGCCGCCGGGGCCGCTGCTCGCCCTGACACTGATGGGAG ACCCAGGACTCGGTTTCCCGGGAGGTAAAAAACCCCTTGACCCCTTCGCCCTGCCCGGGGGGTcgctgctctccatccctgctgcccgGGACCCCCGGGACCCCGCACTGGCGGCGGGGGACGCTCCCCGGTGCTGCACCCCGGGCTGCGAGAACCGCCGGGACCGGG GAAGCGCCGGGATAGACAGCGGAGGGTCGGGGGACAGCGGCGGGACAGACAGCGGGGGCCGAGAGCCTTGTCGGGACTCCCGGAGCAGCCCCCGCCCGGTGGGAACCCAGCGGGACCAGGAGACCGCGGGATGCCCCAGTCCCGCTCCCGACTCCACACTGGGACGGGTCCCGAC CTTTGGGGTCACTGGCAGCCCCGTGTCCTCTCAgggtgccagcccagcccagccggGCCCCGCAGCCCCCCAGGGCTGGCGGCAGCACGAGGCTCCTCGGCGGGTGAAGAGGGCCTGGGTGATCCCGCCCATCAGCGTCTCGGAGAACCACAAGCGCATCCCCCACCTCCTGGTGCAG ATCAAGTCAGacaagcagcagcctggaggggTGATCTACAGCATCAAAGGGCCGGGGGTGGATGAGGAGCCCCTGGGCATCTTCTCCATCGACAAGTTCAGCGGGAAGGTTTTCCTCAACGCCATGCTGGACCGGGAGGAAAACGACCGCTACCGG CTCAGAGCCTTCGCACTGGACCTGGGCGGGGTCACCCTGGAGGACCCCACCGACCTGGAGATCATCGTGGTGGACCAGAATGACAACCGGCCGCTGTTCCGGCAGGACGTGTTCACCGGGCGTGTGGTGGAGGGGGCAGAGCCAG GGACCTGCGTGCTGACGGTGGATGCCACCGACGCCGACGACCCCGACACGGACAACGCGGCGCTGCGCTAttccatcctggagcagggcGCTGCGGGAATGTTCAGCATCAACGCCAGCACCGGGGAGATCTGCACCGCACGGCCCGGCCTCGACCGCGAG ACCATGGGGGTGTACAACCTGACGGTGCAGGCGGCCGACATGTCCGGGGACGGGCTGACCACCACGGCCATGGCCGTCATCTACGTGGAGGACATCAACGACAACCCTCCCGAGTTCACCAAGGAGGAG TTCTCCATGGAGGTGGAGGAGCAGGCGGTCGGTGCGGACGTGGGCAAGCTTTTTGTGCACGACAAGGACCTGGCGGGCTCGCCCAGCTGGTTGGCCAAATTCACCATCCTGGAGGGCGACCCCGAGGGCGCCTTCGCCATCCGGACCGACCCGCACACCAACGACGGCGTGCTCTCCGTGGTCAAG CCGCTGGACCACGAGGTGCGGGATCGCTTCGAGCTGACGGTGTCGGTGCAGAACGAGCGGCCGCTGGAGCCCTCGGCCCCCGCCAGCCCCCGGGCGCTGGCCACGGTGCGGGTGCGGGTGCGGGACGTCAACGAGGCTCCCGTGTTCCGCGAGAACCCGCGGCGCATCAGCGTCCTGGAGGGGACACCCCCGGGCACCCCCATCACCACCTACACCGCCAGCGACCCCGACACCCACCAGATCCAGACCCTCAG CTACGCGCTGCTCTACGACCCCGCGgactggctgcagctggacccTCACACGGGCACCGTGCGCACCAAGCGGGAGCTGCTGCACCCGTCCGCCTTCCTGCAGGGCGGCTGGTACATCGCCCTGCTTCTCGCCCGCGACGATG CCGAGCCCCCGCTCTCGGCCACCGGCACCCTCTCCATCGAGATCCTGGAGGTGAACGACCACGCTCCGCAGCTGCAGCCGCCGGCCGGGGTGCTCTG cgggcggccGGGACGCGGGGGGACCCTCCTCCTGGGGGCTACCGACGATGACCGGCCCCCCCATGGAGCCCCCTTCCActtccagctcagcccccagcacccccagctcgCCCGCAACTGGAGCCTCGCCCGCTTCAATG TGACCCACGCCGTGCTGGCCGTGCTGGCCGAGCTGCCCGAGGGGCCCTACTcgctgccgctgctgctgcgggACTCGGGGACGCCCCCgcgggagcagcagcagctgctgaacgTCTCGGTGTGTCACTGCGGCCGGGACGGCACCTGCCTGGACGGGGCCCTGGCCGCGGCCACCGCCGGGGCCGGCATCACCCTCGGGGCGCTCCTGATCATCCTGGGCAGCGCCATCCTCCTCCTGG tgcTGGCGGCTCTGGGCGCTGCGCGGGTGCGCGGCCGCCGCCGGGCTCTGCGCAAGGGGCTCCTGCAGCGCTCTCGGGACGACATGCGCGACAACATCCTCAACTACGACGAGCAGGGCGGCGGCGAGGAGGACCAG GACGCCTACGACATCAACCAGCTCCGGCACCCCGAGCTCTTCTGCCCCCGGGCCAAGCCCCCCCTGCGCAGGGACGCCCCGCTCAGCTCCGGGACCCCCATGGCCCCCCGCaagctgcccagcagcccctcgGACATCGAGGATTTCATCAATGAG gggctggaggcGGCTGACAGCGACCCCAGCGTGCCCCCCTATGACACCGCCCTCATCTACGACTACGAGGGCTCGGGCTCGGTCGCCAGCCCCCTCAGCTCCATCGTGTCCAGCCTGACGGACGAGGACCAGGACTACGACTACCTGAGCGAGTGGGGGCCGCGCTTCCGCCGCCTGGCTGATCTCTACGGGCACTAG